One segment of Terriglobia bacterium DNA contains the following:
- a CDS encoding segregation/condensation protein A: protein MAESTQSARPQTSEFPFAVTVGQIYDGPLDLLLDLIRKQDIDIYDIPIAKITAQYLGYVENLKHLDVDVAAEFIYMASLLIHIKSKMLLPRDPELAEGQLEDPRDELVSRLLEHEKFKNAAQMLMQKQQIEDAVVSNPSLKEFRDAEGTEPELAADVVDLVRTFQEILERARNRPVLSVDEDTVTVGQMIEYFRRRLLMEDRPIRLKRLLQHISSRNALISSFLALLELVRLQAVLLRQERTFGDILLKKHPLFDTIMGEGVAVRDDWR from the coding sequence ATGGCAGAATCTACCCAATCCGCCCGTCCCCAGACCAGCGAGTTCCCTTTCGCCGTCACCGTGGGCCAGATTTACGATGGGCCGCTGGACCTGTTGCTGGACCTGATCCGCAAGCAGGACATTGATATCTACGATATCCCCATCGCCAAGATCACGGCCCAGTACCTGGGATACGTGGAGAACCTGAAGCACCTGGACGTGGACGTGGCCGCTGAGTTCATCTACATGGCGTCGCTGCTGATTCACATCAAGAGCAAGATGCTGCTGCCGCGCGACCCCGAACTGGCGGAAGGCCAACTGGAAGACCCGCGCGACGAACTGGTGTCCCGGCTGCTGGAGCATGAGAAGTTCAAGAATGCCGCGCAGATGCTGATGCAGAAGCAGCAAATTGAAGACGCCGTGGTGAGCAACCCGTCGCTCAAGGAATTCCGCGACGCGGAAGGCACCGAACCGGAACTCGCGGCCGACGTGGTGGACTTGGTGCGCACGTTCCAGGAGATTCTGGAACGCGCCCGCAACCGCCCGGTCCTGAGCGTGGACGAAGATACCGTCACCGTTGGCCAGATGATCGAATACTTTCGCCGCCGCCTGCTGATGGAAGATCGGCCCATCCGCTTGAAGCGACTGCTGCAGCACATCTCGTCGCGAAATGCGCTCATCTCATCGTTTCTGGCGCTGCTGGAACTGGTGCGGCTACAGGCGGTGCTGCTGCGGCAGGAGCGGACGTTCGGCGACATCCTGCTGAAAAAGCATCCCCTGTTTGACACCATCATGGGAGAAGGCGTCGCGGTGAGAGATGATTGGAGGTAG